In Candidatus Finniella inopinata, the genomic window AGACCGAGGCTGTCACCAAATGCGTTGCCAAAACCTCGCCATTACGATCAAGAATATCTGCACGCGGAATAGACAATCCATCAGACGCTGTTTCAAGATCGGTCTGTTGATTAGCCCCAGACCGTATCACCATAACGTCGACTAGGCGGCCTCCAATGACTACAAAACCAATTACCACTAAACCCATGGCCAAAGCTAACCGTTGGCGAGCCGTCTCTAAGACAGAATGTTGGTGAATGACATCTTGCCATTTGCTTAGGTGTTTGGCTAATCGTATCAGGGGACGCTTCATGAGTTGTTTCATGGCATTAGTCCTGGTCTGGCTTCTGATCAGCCGTAGCATCGGCAATCAGTTGATCAAGAGCCTGTCTGTCATAGGAAGTCCCAGGTGATGAAGCAACATCATTAAACGAAACCAACTGTGTTCTTTGAAGGACATGAATATCCAAATACTTTGCTGACAGCTCCTGCAGGCGTTTGGGGTCATTCAGATGGGCCCATTCTGCGCGCAAAACATGCAGCGTTTCATTGTTTTCCAGAATTGACTTTTTAATTTGATTATGGTGGCTTTCCAAAGACACGACTTCATATTTCAGACGAAAAAGGGATAGGCAAATAATTAAAGATGTGCACAAGACTAATAATGTTGAGCGTCGTATCATGGTATGTCAGTCCTTTGGGTTGAACAGACACGGAAAGCTCGTAATTTTCCTGACCGAGCGCGTGGATTATTTT contains:
- the ftsL gene encoding cell division protein FtsL, producing the protein MIRRSTLLVLCTSLIICLSLFRLKYEVVSLESHHNQIKKSILENNETLHVLRAEWAHLNDPKRLQELSAKYLDIHVLQRTQLVSFNDVASSPGTSYDRQALDQLIADATADQKPDQD